The sequence CGAAGATGGTGGTGAGCTTGAGCTTCCGCTGCAGCTCGAGAATCTCGCGCCGCATCTGGACGCGCAGGTTGGCGTCCAGATTGGACAGCGGCTCCCCCCGCCACAAGACCCCGGGGGCGGCGCGGGAGGTGCGGGGAGGGGCGCCCCCCCACCGCCGGGCGGCGGGGGGCGGGGCGGGGTCTCCTGTGCCCGCCCCATCTTCGTCGACCCCGGGTTCCTGTTGCTGGACGAGCCGCTGTCCAATCTGGACGCCAACCTGCGCGTCCAGATGCGGCGTGAGATTCTCGAGCTGCAGCGGAAGGTCAAGCTCACCACCATCTTCGTGACCCACGACCAGGAAGAAGCCAACACCATCTCGGACCGGATCGCCGTGCTCGACGAGGGCATTTTGCAGCAGGTTGGATCGCCGATGGACCTCTACGACAGACCCGTCAACCGTTTCGTTGCCGACTTCCTGGGCACCGCCAACCTCCTGGACGGAGGCGTGGAAGTTACCGGTGAAGGCACACGCTTCGTCGCGGCCGGCGGCCTGATCTTGCCGTTGGGCGGTGAGGGGCATGCGCCCGGAGACGGCCGGATCGCGATGTTCCGTCCCCAGGATGCGAGCATCTCCGCGGCGGACCCTGCCATGGCCGGTACGGCCTTCGCCGGCCGCGTCGGGCATCGCGAGTTCCTCGGCAACCTGATCCGATATACCGTCGCGGTCGACGAGGACACGTCCTTGCTGGTCGACGACACCCACCAGCCCGGCCGCCGGGCCTTCTCCGTCGGCGACACGGTGACCGTCAAGGTCGACATGGAACACGTGCAGGTACTGACCGGCTGAGGGGGTACGGCGACAGCGCCGTGCGGACCCGGGCGGATTTGAAACCCGCCCCTACACGCCGGTTTTCGCGGGCGCAGGCGTCTATCCCTTTACCGCCGCCGCCTTCCGCGCCTCGAGCTCCGCCGCCTCCGCCGCGGTCCTGCCCCAAAGGGGCGGATCCTTGAGGTACTCTTCCTCCTCCGGGGTATTGGGCCGGCCCATGACCGCGTTGCGGTGGGGGAAGCGGCCGAAGCGCTTGATGGCGGCATGGTGCCCGACCGCGGCCCGCATGGAGTCCTCGTTGCCGAGGCTCCGGTAGAGGATCAGCGCCCGCTCCTGGTCGGCCAGCAGCTCGCTGTGCTCGAAGGGCAGGTAGATGAAGGTCCTCGGCCAGCGGGCAAGACCCTGGTCGTAACCCTGATCCAGGGCATAACGGGCGACCTCCCGGGCCTTGGCATCGGTGGCGAAAGCGCGGGGTGTGCCGCGATAGATGTTTCGCGGGAACTGGTCGAGGGCCATGATCAGGGTCAGGCAGTCTTGCGGCGTCTCCTTCAAGTGGTCTAGCTCGCCGGCGGCGGCCCGTTCATGGACCCCGGTGTAGTGCTCGGCGAGATACCGGTCGAATTCCGGAGTCGCCCGAAACCACACCTGGCGCTTCTCCATCTCCACGCTCAGGTCCAGGGTCTCGAACCAGAAAGTCAGAATTTCTCTCGACAGAGGATCCACGCTCCCTCCGTTCCTGTCACGGGCACCTGGAGACGTCCTTGTCAGGTGTCTCAATGGCCGGCCTCCGGGCCCGTAACCTCCCGAAATCCGGCCAAAGAAAGTTGGCTGAGAGTCTTGACCAAGACAGACCCAATTGCAACACTGCGGGAGACCCCGGACGCGAACGGGTCAATTCGGTGCCCGGGAGGTTGCCACGGTAAACTTCGACGACAAGGTCGGTGCAAGCGGTCGTTCCCTTGACAAGCAAAAGCTGCAGGTGCTCCAGGTCAACATGGGGAAATACTGCAACCAGTCGTGCTTTCACTGCCACGTGGAGGCCGGTCCGGGCCGCAAGGAAATGATGGAACGGACCACCGTGGACGACGTTTTGCGCTTCCTTGAGAACTCCGACATCCCCACGGTGGACATCACCGGGGGCGCGCCTGAACTGAATCCCCATTTCGACTACCTAGTGGAATCCTGCAAGCGGCTGGGGCGCCACGTGATGGACCGTTGCAACCTGACGGTGTTCTACGAGGAGGGCAAGGAGTACCTGCCCGAATTCTTCCAGCGTCACCGGGTCGAGGTGGTCTGCTCGCTGCCCTGCTACACCAGGGAGAACGTCGACAGCCAGCGCGGCAACGGCACTTTCGAGTTGAGCGTGCGGGGGCTCCAGGAGCTCAACCGCCTGGGCTACGGCCAGCCCGATTCGGGTCTCGAGCTCAATCTCGTCTACAACCCCATGGGCAACTACCTGCCGCCGCCGCAAGAGGAGCTCGAGGGCGACTACCGGCGCATGCTGGGCGACGACTTCGGGATCGTCTTCAACCACCTCTATTGCCTGACCAACATGCCCATCACCCGGTTCAAGAAGTTCCTCAAGCAGCGGGGACAATACGACGACTACCTGCAGCTCCTGGAGGACAACTTCAACGCCGACACGGTGGACAGGGTCATGTGCCGCGATCTGTTGAGCGTGGCCTGGGACGGATCGGTGTACGACTGCGACTTCAACCAGATGATCGACATGCCGCTGGGCCGGGTCAACGGAAAGAGACCTCATATCCGGGAATTCTCGGCCGCGGATTTCGTGGACCAGCCCATCCTCACCGGGAACCATTGCTTCGCCTGCACCGCCGGCACCGGCAGCAGTTGCGGCGGCGCCCTGCTCTGACGGACGCGTCGCCGACGACATGGGGCGACCGCGGTCGCCCCTACCGGCGTCGCGCGTCGGCGACGACAAGAATTCCCGCGCAGACTCGGCAACGTATTTGTGGGACGTGACGCCAGCGGCGGACCACCCGTCCATGCGGCTCTCCATCATCATTCCGGTCCTGAACGAAGAACGCACCATCGCCGCCACCGTCGAGGACCTGGCGCGTATCGAACCCTGCGAGATCATCGTCGTGGACGGCGGCAGCACCGACCGCACCGCGGAAATCGTGCGGGACGGCCCCGCCCGCCTGGTGGTCTCCGCCCGGGGCCGCGCCGCTCAGATGAATCAGGGCGCGCGATCCGCCACCGGCGACGTGCTGCTTTTCCTCCACGCCGACACCCGGCTGCCCGGCACCGCGGCGCCTGACGTGCAGGGCTGCATGGCCGACCCCGCATGCGTGGGCGGCCGGTTCGACATCCGTCTGGACAGTTCGCGCCCGCTGCTCCGGATCGTCGGCCGCATGATCAGCCTGCGTTCCCGCCTGACCCGCGTGGCCACCGGGGATCAGGCCATCTTCGTCCGCCGGACCGCGTTCGAAAGACTCGGCGGCTTTCCCGAGATACCCATCATGGAGGATGTGGCGTTCTGCCGCGAGCTCAAGCGCGAGGGCCCAATCGCCTGTCTCCGTTCACAGGTGGTGAGCTCGGCCCGCCGGTGGGAACAGAACGGCCCGGTCCGGACCATCCTGCTCATGTGGACGCTGAAGCTCCTCTACCTCGCCGGAGTCTCGCCGGCGAGGTTGAAGCGGCTCTACAGCGAGGCCCGTTAGAACAGCGTCCGCGCGGAACGCCGCGAAAGGCCGGCAACTTTGACCGTTTCGCGGGCTTTGTGCTAGGTTGGCGTTCCCCATGAGTCAAATGGAACCGAACAAACAGCAGGAAATTCTGGCCAAGCACAAGGAGTATCTGTTCTCCTGCGTCGCCAACTACTACGAAGAGCCCCTGGTGGTGGACCGGGCCAAGGACTCACTGATCTACGACGTGGAGGGCCGGGAGTATCTGGACTTCTTCGGCGGCATCGTCACCATCAGCGTCGGCCACTGCAACGACAGGGTCGTGGACGCGATCCAGGAGCAGATCCGCAAGGTCCAGCACACCTCGACCCTCTATCCCAACGAGCCCCACGTCCGCCTGGCCGAGAAGCTCGCCGCCATCACCCCCGGGGCGCTGAAGCAGTCCTTTTTCACCAACAGCGGCACCGAGGCGAACGAGACCGCGGTGCTGGTGGCGCAGCTCTACACCCGGTCCCAAGACGTCATCGCCCTGCGCCACGGGTACAGCGGCCGCTCGCAGCTTGCCATGAGCCTCACCGGACACTATACGTGGCGGCTCACTCCCACTTCGAGCCCCAACGTCCATCACATTCCCAATGCCTACTGCTACCGTTGCCCCTTCGGGCTCACCTATCCCAGTTGCGACCTCAAGTGCGCCAAGGACCTGGAAGGCGCCATCCAGACCGCCACGTCGGGGAAGATCGCGGCGTTCATCGCCGAACCGATCCAGGGCGTCGGCGGGTTCATCACCCCGCCCCGGGAGTACTTCCGGGAGGTCGCGGACATCGTGCACAAGTACGGCGGCCTGTTCATCTGCGACGAGGTGCAGACGGGATGGGGCCGGACCGGCGGCAAGATGTTCGGCATCGAGCAGTGGGAGGTGGAACCGGACATCATGACCTTCGCCAAGGGTATGGCCAACGGCGTCCCCATCGGCGGCACCATCACCCGGCCGGAGATCGCCGACAGCATCAAGGGGCTGTCCCTCTCCACCTTCGGAGGAAATCCGGTGACCAGCGCCGCCGCGCTGGCTACCATCGAGGTGATCGAGAACCAGGGACTGGTGGCCAACGCGGCGGAGCGGGGGCATCAGCTCCGGGAGGGGCTGCTGGGTCTCCAGCAGAAGTACCCGCTCATGGGTGATGTCCGCGGCATGGGCCTCATGCAGGCCGTGGAGATGGTGGGTCCCGACAAGACGCCGAGTCCGGAAGCCGTGGCCAGGCTCTTCGAGCTGACCAGGCAGAACGGCCTGCTCGTCGGCAAGGGCGGCCTCATGGGCAACGTCATCCGCATTACCCCGGCGCTCACCGTCACCCGGGAACAGGTGAACGAAGCGCTCGAGCGGCTCGACCGGTCGCTGGCGCAGATGGGACTGTAGCTCGATGATTCGGCGGAGACTTATCGGGGCCATACCCGTCTTGATCGGAATGTCCTTTCTGGTCTTCTTCCTGATGCAACTCGCGCCGGGAGATCCGGTGACGCTTTTGCTAGGTGAGGACGCGGAGCCCCACGAGATCGAGGAAGTCACCCGCGAGTGGGGGCTCGACCAGCCCATCATCGTCCAGTACTGGCAGTTCGTGTCGAAGGCCGTCCAGGGGAACTTCGGCGAGTCCATGCGCTACGGGGAGCCCGTCGTGCAGCTCGTCCTTGAGCGGCTCCCGGCCACGGTGGAGCTGGCGCTGGCGAGTCTCCTGGTGGCCATCATCATCGCGCTCCCCATCGGCGTCTACTCCGCCATCAAGCACAACACGCTGTGGGACCACTCGGGCATGACCGTGGCGCTGGTGGGCATATCGGTACCCAACTTCTGGCTCGGCATCATGCTGATCTTCTTCCTGGGAGGCCAGTGGAACCTGCTGCCGGTGGCGGGCCGGCTGACCTACGGCGTCAACGTCGTGCCGGTGACCAACCTCATGCTCGTGGATGCCCTGATCGCCGGCGACCTCGCAGCCTTCTGGGACGCATTCAAGCACATCCTGCTGCCGGCCATCACCCTGGGGACGAGCTTCGCCGCCATCATCACACGCATCTCGCGCTCCAGCGTGCTGGAAGTCATCCGCCAGGACTACATCACCACCGCGCGGGCCAAGGGACTGAGCGAGCGCACGGTCATCTGGAAACACACCCTGCGGAACGCGCTCATCACCATCATCACCATCCTGGGGCTTCAACTCGGCGCGCTGCTGAGCGGCTCGGTCATCACCGAAACGGTGTTCTCCTGGCCCGGCATCGGCAGCCTGCTGATCCAGGCCATCACCACCCGGGACTACAAGCTCGCCCAAGGGGTGATCCTCTTCTTCGCCATGGTCTATTTCTTCGTCAACCTGATGGTCGACCTGCTGTACACCTGGGTCGATCCGAGGATACGGCTATGATCGGTTGGCGGCGCTACACGAAGGTCTTCAGCGGCGGCCTCATCGTGCTGTTGCTGTGCATCTGCGGACTGGGGGCGCCCCTGCTCGCGCCTTTCGATCCCCAGGAACAGAGCCTGGAGCAGCGCCTGCGGCCGCCGTCGCTGGATCTGGCTACGAACCCGCACGTCATGGGCACGGACAACCTGGGACGCGACCTCCTGAGCCGGGTCATCTACGGGTCGCGCATCTCGCTCATGGTGGGAGCGGCCACCGTGTTCCTGGCCGGCATCCTGGGCTGCTTTCTCGGCGCGGTGGCGGGCTACTTCGGAGAGATGATCGACGAAGTCATCAACAAGACCACCGAAATATTCCTGGCGTTCCCCTTCCTGCTGCTGGCCATCGCCATCATGGCCTTCCTGGGCCAAGGCTTGGTGAACCTCGTCATCGCGCTGGTGCTGAGCCGTTGGGTGCAGTACTGCCGGGTGGTCCGGGGAGAGGTGTTGTCCCTCAAGGAACGCGAGTTCGTGCAGGCGGCGCGGGCGCTGGGAGCCAGCAACCGCTACATCATCCTGCGCCACGTCATTCCCAACACGCTGCCCAGCGTCATGGTCATCGCCACCTTCGCCATGGCCGTGGTCATCATCACCGAGGCGAGCTTGAGCTTCCTGGGACTGGGCGTGCCGCCGAGCATCCCCACTTGGGGCTCCATGCTGAGCGAAGGCCGCAGCTACATGTACCGCGCCCCCTGGCTCACCATCTTCCCGGGCATCGCCATCTTCGTCACGGTGCTCGGCATCAACCTGCTGGGGGACGGCCTGCGCGACATTATCGACCCCAAGCTGACCCGCACCCGTTGAAACGAAAAAGCCCCCCTCTCCCGCAAGGAAAGGGGGGCCGAAGGCCTGAAGGCCCGCGGGCGGGCGGGCGTGGCCGCTACTTCGGGAACTTGCCCGGATCGCTCCGGCCCAACAGAGCCTGGCCTACCACGTTGACCCACTTGGTCGCGGCCTCGTCCATGATCTTCGCCGCGCCCGACCCCGGATAGTGCGCGCAGAACGGGCTCGCCGGATCCGCGGTGATGCCGTCACCCGCGGCCACGCGCATGAGCCGGCAGTCCAGGGTTTCCCACCACTGACCGACGCTGTCGTAGCCGCTCTCGTCGTAGATGGAGTCGGCCGCCGCGTCCACGAGCTTCTTCGTGTCGGCGTCCAGGTCCTTGTACATCTTCTTCGCCGCCTTGGCCTGCGCCTCCGTCGCCTTGTCGCCGTGCAGCGCCTTCACCATTTGCTCCGGGCTCAGCGTGTTCCACCAGCGCATGTACGCCGCCTCGTCCGCCGACGCCGCGGGAACGGCCGTCAATGCCAGGGCCGTGGCCGCCGCCAGCGCCACCAGCCACCTTCCACCTTTGCCATAGCTCACCATTGCTTGTCTCCTTTCACCAACGATCGGTCGGCCCATCCAATTGTTCCAACGCGGGGAATAGCGTCCCGCCTGACACTATAAAAACTATGGCACGCCCTGCCGGAGTTTCAACCGGATCGGGACGGCCTGGCGCGGACGTTTCGCGGAACGTCATTCCCGCGGAAGCGGGAATCCAGGGGCAGTGGAGGGGCACGACAGCGGCGTTTCCCGCCTCGCCACCCCTGGATTCCCGCTT is a genomic window of Deltaproteobacteria bacterium containing:
- a CDS encoding ABC transporter permease, whose product is MIGWRRYTKVFSGGLIVLLLCICGLGAPLLAPFDPQEQSLEQRLRPPSLDLATNPHVMGTDNLGRDLLSRVIYGSRISLMVGAATVFLAGILGCFLGAVAGYFGEMIDEVINKTTEIFLAFPFLLLAIAIMAFLGQGLVNLVIALVLSRWVQYCRVVRGEVLSLKEREFVQAARALGASNRYIILRHVIPNTLPSVMVIATFAMAVVIITEASLSFLGLGVPPSIPTWGSMLSEGRSYMYRAPWLTIFPGIAIFVTVLGINLLGDGLRDIIDPKLTRTR
- a CDS encoding DUF924 domain-containing protein: MDPLSREILTFWFETLDLSVEMEKRQVWFRATPEFDRYLAEHYTGVHERAAAGELDHLKETPQDCLTLIMALDQFPRNIYRGTPRAFATDAKAREVARYALDQGYDQGLARWPRTFIYLPFEHSELLADQERALILYRSLGNEDSMRAAVGHHAAIKRFGRFPHRNAVMGRPNTPEEEEYLKDPPLWGRTAAEAAELEARKAAAVKG
- a CDS encoding TIGR04283 family arsenosugar biosynthesis glycosyltransferase; translation: MRLSIIIPVLNEERTIAATVEDLARIEPCEIIVVDGGSTDRTAEIVRDGPARLVVSARGRAAQMNQGARSATGDVLLFLHADTRLPGTAAPDVQGCMADPACVGGRFDIRLDSSRPLLRIVGRMISLRSRLTRVATGDQAIFVRRTAFERLGGFPEIPIMEDVAFCRELKREGPIACLRSQVVSSARRWEQNGPVRTILLMWTLKLLYLAGVSPARLKRLYSEAR
- a CDS encoding ABC transporter permease yields the protein MIRRRLIGAIPVLIGMSFLVFFLMQLAPGDPVTLLLGEDAEPHEIEEVTREWGLDQPIIVQYWQFVSKAVQGNFGESMRYGEPVVQLVLERLPATVELALASLLVAIIIALPIGVYSAIKHNTLWDHSGMTVALVGISVPNFWLGIMLIFFLGGQWNLLPVAGRLTYGVNVVPVTNLMLVDALIAGDLAAFWDAFKHILLPAITLGTSFAAIITRISRSSVLEVIRQDYITTARAKGLSERTVIWKHTLRNALITIITILGLQLGALLSGSVITETVFSWPGIGSLLIQAITTRDYKLAQGVILFFAMVYFFVNLMVDLLYTWVDPRIRL
- a CDS encoding aspartate aminotransferase family protein, whose protein sequence is MEPNKQQEILAKHKEYLFSCVANYYEEPLVVDRAKDSLIYDVEGREYLDFFGGIVTISVGHCNDRVVDAIQEQIRKVQHTSTLYPNEPHVRLAEKLAAITPGALKQSFFTNSGTEANETAVLVAQLYTRSQDVIALRHGYSGRSQLAMSLTGHYTWRLTPTSSPNVHHIPNAYCYRCPFGLTYPSCDLKCAKDLEGAIQTATSGKIAAFIAEPIQGVGGFITPPREYFREVADIVHKYGGLFICDEVQTGWGRTGGKMFGIEQWEVEPDIMTFAKGMANGVPIGGTITRPEIADSIKGLSLSTFGGNPVTSAAALATIEVIENQGLVANAAERGHQLREGLLGLQQKYPLMGDVRGMGLMQAVEMVGPDKTPSPEAVARLFELTRQNGLLVGKGGLMGNVIRITPALTVTREQVNEALERLDRSLAQMGL